The DNA sequence AAAGCGTGATACCATTAGAGGAAGCTGAAGAGGGAACTACCAGTTGCATACAAAGGTGTTTTCGTATCTTTAAATCCGCGGAAGACCCCCTGCATGGCAAGTGAGAGGAGAACTGCTGGCGCACCTAGTGACCTCAATGTCAAGTACTGCTGCGCAGGAGTTAGCATCGGGGAATCCTGTCGAGGGGTGAAAAGAAAGTGTCAAGCGGCTGTTTAGGGAGGCGACAAAGAAATAAGAAGTTGATTTTAATAGATGACGAAGATGTTACAAAGCTAGGACATTACTTACAGATCTCACTCCCATGAAATTCAGCAAAGGTTTTGCTACGGATATGAGAAAAATGGCTTGAAGAAAACCGAGAACGCTGCCAATTACCAACGCAGATGAAGCCGATGGGATGTGTCTTCTACTGGGCATCTGTTCAAACTTCGATACGTTGCAGCTACTGATCCGCACTGATTCGGACGGATGATCACTGGATTCTGTACACAGTACCACTGTAGAGTATACAAAACAATTTTCAGAATCTAACAGTTGCAAATTTATTATTGATCAGATTTCAAGTGTGAAATCTGACAAGTGGGGACAACTGATGCATTACCATTTTGGGGTATCAACTCCTTATTTTCGGCATTTTCCATAGAGCACGCCTCTAAGCATTCGCTCTCCTGCGTTTCGGAGCTCACCCTTCCAATAGTATCTTCCTCGGCAACAAAGGATGTGGTGACACTGACAAGCGGGAATATAGCGATTCGCGACACTTGATTGAACAGCGCAATCGATATACCCACAGCAGCTAGCTCCACAGGACCTGTAAGGACGAAGAAAAGTGAGCAGCACCAGATTTTATAGCATAGACCAATCTGTACAGACCCACATTTGAATTAAAAACGAATAGCACTTCACGGACTAGGATACAAAATGGAAGGGTGTTGGGAATTTCATCTCTGCCTCACGAAAATTCACTCCAACGTCGTGTAAAACCTGTGTGCATGTTGCTTTAAAATAtagtgttggattgttcacctAAGGTCATATCAATTTACACAATCAAGTTCAGAATGTGGTCCTTCCAAGTCAGACTAAAGAGAATCGAAGTACGAACAGTCTGCATTTGATCTAAATAGACCGCAACATATATGTAGAATATATCTTACTGAACAAGATGCTGATTTACACTAACCATATGCAAACTTACAAAGcacagagagagaaggaagtaCCGATTTGGCCTATGAAAGCTGTGTCAACAAGAGACGCAATAGGGTCGGCGGTCAAAGCAAGTGCAGCAGGCAATGCTATTTGAGCTATCTCTCGACCAAGTTCATCAAATTTCAAAACGAGTCTGCTCCATGTAGAAAAGGGAAATAGGCTTAGCCTGGTTCATCATTGAGaaaccggagagagagagagacagagacagagacagagaatgGTAATGGTTCTTTGTGTGAAGAGAAACAGCAACATATCAAGAAATTGGGCACAACCATCATGACCATTTTCCCAACTATTGATAATTTGAGGGAACTCATGAGAGGTCGGCTCATGCAAAGAACTAAAACAAGATCACTAAGAGAAGCAAAACACTTTATTCATTGAAACAGAGGGCAGGTCGAACATTTTCTTCCAGGGGATGAAAACGAATATAGAATCTGAACGACCTAAACGATCACCTCGCATTACGAAAGAAAATGCAGATTGGGATTCTCCTCTCTTTTACTGATGGAAAAGGATCATCTTCCTCAGAGGAGGTAGCTCCCAAGGAAGAACCCTTCAGACGCCCCATTTCTGTAGCTGCAGGAGATCGCACTATTCACATCAGCCATCCAAAGACGGAAAAAACTTAGGATTTCGGAAAAAACTAGTCAAATAAAGCCAACCCCACTATCAAAAGGATCTGCCTTGACCAGGAACAAGTGCACGGGACTGCAAAATCCAAGAGGGTCCAACACAAACATCAAAAGAAGGACAAGTACAAGATTACAGGAGCCACCAGATTAATGCATGAGCTCAACGACCAGCATGCTTCAACATCTTGGCATTTCCAAGTTATGCACCAGCTTTCCAAGAACACAAGGCAAAAGAAACGAGCTTGAGAACCAACCGGAAATGGCAATGGTACAAACCACCTCTGTCACTATCGCAGGAGGCCCCAGGAAGGAAGTCTCAGGAAAATTACTGCTTCTGAAACTCGATAACGAGCCCAGCAATAAAGtggggaaaagaaaacagagcaaGAGGAAGTATTTATCTGGGTTTCTTTTCAAGAAAGCAAGAGGGAAGTTGGGCATCCCACTTTCCAGTCacagcaaatttttttattcaaggcACTGAAGCATCTGCACGAGTATGACGAGAGACGGGTAGAATTCTGGTAAAGCTAAAGGAAAGACCCAATTCATGGCTGTCTCTGTCTCTCGCTTACGTTAACTTGTAGTAGGAAACAAAGAAGCTGTAATGAATGCACCAGCTTCATGGTCCATGAGCAGTCAACAGTGCGTTACGGGCCACACACGTGCGAGGGATTGGGCGGTGGGATCACGATTCCCAGGAAAAGAgctctttcaagtttcaacctcTTCaggaaaaaagagggaaaggacAGTAATGGAAAACATGACGAAGGGCTTGGTTCGAACCGGCAAATCTCTATGAAATTAATAGGAGTTTGAATTAGGAGTATCATCCAGTCGATGCACTGTCAAATTCAAGCTCGACTCAGACTCGCATGCTCGTTGTTTGAAACTCGATCGAGTATTAATTTCTTTGCTTGAACTCGACCCGATTGGAGAATCGAGCTGCTCGAACTCGACTCAATTATAATCAATTCTATAACCTTGAACATTTGTGATTTCTAGATTTTTACATGTATCTTtgtaattattatattttttaaaaaaatttattaaagcTCGATTAGACTCGATTAGGCTCTCCGCCTATCGAGCTGAGTATTGACAAACTCGAACTCAGGGCCATAAGATACTTGAACGATTCAAACTCCAGCTTAGCTTGATATTAGACTGTCAACCTCGAATAGTCATCAAGTTGAGCCCACATTAGCCACTCAGTGACACCAGTAGTGGCTGCACTACCGAGTCGCTACCGAAAACAACGGGGGCAGGAGATGAGCGTGCCCGGCGAAGATGGTGACTAAACACGGTCGAGTCACGGGACTCTGTCGGGATTAAGAAAGGAATGGTTACGCTGATTGATTGTTGACCGTCTGATACAAAATGGACGGCCCGATGAGGAGTTATGTTACCCCTAACATGGATCtccaatgttaggggatccgaaTCCTGGATCAACCCACAGCGTCTCTGACCAGTGTCCTTAGCCAAAATGAAAACTCAAACGGAACGAAGCAAATGAAGCTTTGCTTTCGTGTCATGTTTCGACAGAACCAGAGTTCCTCAACCCAATGTTACCAGTCAAATTCCCCCCAAATCAAGAAAGTAAAAAGTAGGACGATGGACACTGCGAGAATGTTGTCGGTTTCACCGCTTATGGaatggaaaaattacccaaaaaaaatactaGACCTTTTTGTGATCGTACCAATccggtcataaattttttattacaaattcaattctaaacattttgtatttatgtcaattccaTCAACcgggtcaattttgaccggcccAAATCGGGTAAGGCCgtcgtggccctcgcctagtgccggcgacccttgccgacactaagtttttaaaaaaagaagaagaaaaactaaggaaaataaattattaaaaaaatacaaaaaaaaaattaaagcattattaaaagaaatccacgtcaacgccggccgACCAAAATCGGCCGaatggaccgaattggtacgAATGCAAAAGGctgatgatttaattgataagaaaaaggtttacgactgaattaatacaattatAAATAGGTTCATAAcgtttttttggtaattcttcttACGAAATGAGGAATAAGGATCGGTGCTGCGCGCGGCGTGGTTAGCAAAATTGTTCGGTGGATTTGTTGTTGAACGAATATTCCTTCTGCTTTGTCTTCCCCTCTCGCGAAAGACGATGGCCGCGACAAAGATGCGCAAAGAACCCGAACAAAGTGGTGGCTTTAAAGAATCGCAGTGGGCAATGGATGCCATGAGCCCATCGTGGTCACTGCATGACCATACGTTTTACAAAAGAACATCAATATGCTCATACAAAAGTCAATATTCTGACCTACCGAAATTCCCCTCGGGATAGAAATTTGTACATATTTCATTGCAAGCCTTTTCTTGTTAGATGGGTCATGCGCATCTAGCCTAGGCTTTTATCCGAGCATTTAGGGAAGCGGTGCATGGTCCACGGATCGGAGCACGCGGATCCATGCTATCTCAATAGATGAAGAGAAAAGCTCGACCCGCGTGATCTATATAGATCATACAAGCTTTTTTCATTCGTTTGCCCCAGTCGATGAAGATGATTGTGATATACCTCAAGGGATTGCTCGACCGGTAAACATGTTCGTCTTCCTCGCTCATTCTTGAGTTGAATTTGTCGGGCTTGCGCATTCTCTTGAGGCCACCCCATAAGCATAGATCCTAGTGTCTCCAATCATATTTCCCAGTGCACGTGAGGCAAGGGGACTGTCGCACTCTATGAGACTAGTGGGGCGCTCAAAAAGCCCAGAGTACCCATTTACTACAAGAAACAGAGAAATCACAATAAAGAGTACCCATTTAGTATCCATTTAGCACCCATTTAGCCACTTAGTACTCAGCTCTAAGGGTACTCAAGTGCTACAATTATGGAGAAAATAATATCAGAAATGCCAAAAGTTGTGGACGGCATTCACTTTAGAACAAAAAATTTCCGTCGAATCATTTGAGTGTCAAAtcgaaaaataatcatttaaatgCCTCCGACGATatatttcggccaaaattaatatgtggaatttataattatatttttattataaagtgacatttttttaaaaaaaagttaagtccacgttataaactaatttttttaaaaaattattaaaaaattcaaaagtttcaaaaaaaattctcgccACCTGCCCCTCGAACCCCCCCCAACCTTTTAAAattgttttatctttttttgtcaaatttttaagcctattttaaaatttacttcaaatagaatttatatttaaaaaaaaaattaaacaaatttgtattaaatctaatttttatttttattttttaaaattaagggAAGGATacgatttaatttttaaatctaattttatttttggaacttttggcttttgttatttttctaatctaatttttttatcagattttaatctaattaagtttttatttttttatttttattatgttttttcaacttttatcttttttttttattctgattggacctccgacgagccacgtcaactccaaatattaataaaaaaaatatcacatcaAATTGCTGGCCAAGCAAATCGGAATTAGTatttaagtaatcatttttcaaaaaatttgatacttACAGTAATCTAAAGGAAGCTTCtaacactaaaatgagcgtcgtacagGTACTCATGATTTTCTTCTCCCTACAACTATGAATCGCCAAATGCAAATTCACAACACTCAGAACAACGCGACTTCAACACAATCCGATCCTTGTTCGACAGCTAGGGCTCTTCAAAAACTGCCACGTCTGCTTTCAAACTTTAAACTGTTGCGCAAAAGGAGATTCCAAACAAATCACAAAGTGCTCTACATCTTATTTCATAATATCTCATCATTGCATCCCACATAAGGGTGTGGGGTTCTATCTCTAGAGTTGAAATTGAAAGGCTACGATTAAAAGGAGAGTGATCGTGCCATGACGGGTCCATGTCTTTCTCATTTCTTTGGTGAGCATTCACAGGGTCCATGTCAGATTCGCGACGTGAGGCAATGCTCTGTCCAAGTGAAGGCGGTGGGTCCCAAACCGCACTCGAACCTGttcttttctcaactttttggCCCAAAAAGGAGGGAGATTATTTTCATGTAGTCCAATTGCGTGACACTTTGTCACTCCGGTTTAACATTCAACCAAGTCGCAATCCGCTACTCCATCAACACGAGGACCTAAGAAGTCTGGGACCACTGCTTCTAACTGAGGCTCAACATTTTCGCTGGGAACAAGTAGGTAAATTAATGTCAGTCTACTCTCGAATCTCAAATCAGGAGGTTCCGAcactctgaaaaaaaaaaaatcacaaaatatagGGATCCGATCCAATGAAGAGGTAGTGAAATCAAGGAGAGACATTCAAGTATTATCATCCGGGCGGCTATCATTTCGTGAAAAGAATTCTTCTCCTTTCAATATGTCAAAAATTCTCACTTACAATCTCTGGTTTCTGCCTTCAAGTAGACCTAACTCCTGCACCATCCTCCCCACCAAAGGGTCCACCACGACCATCGAAAGATGGGAGTAAAAATTTATGGAAAATGTGAAGCAAAATCAACACGCCTGTCTCTGAGGCAGTAAAGGAAAAATCGCAGCTTGAGGCGAAACAGAATCAggaatttctaaccatttttggAGCAGAGCACCTTCCCATCGCTATTTCCTCACCACAAACCAATGGCCTTCCACCAAATGCCTCCGACTCCGAGCCAAATGATAATGTTAACGACAGAAATAAGGAATCCATAGCCCCACCATTTGGCTAAGGGCACGTAGTTAGCACCGTAAAATACAGGTGCT is a window from the Rhodamnia argentea isolate NSW1041297 chromosome 8, ASM2092103v1, whole genome shotgun sequence genome containing:
- the LOC115735511 gene encoding protein DETOXIFICATION 42 — protein: MPNFPLAFLKRNPDKYFLLLCFLFPTLLLGSLSSFRSSNFPETSFLGPPAIVTEVVLRSPAATEMGRLKGSSLGATSSEEDDPFPSVKERRIPICIFFRNARLVLKFDELGREIAQIALPAALALTADPIASLVDTAFIGQIGPVELAAVGISIALFNQVSRIAIFPLVSVTTSFVAEEDTIGRVSSETQESECLEACSMENAENKELIPQNESSDHPSESVRISSCNVSKFEQMPSRRHIPSASSALVIGSVLGFLQAIFLISVAKPLLNFMGVRSDSPMLTPAQQYLTLRSLGAPAVLLSLAMQGVFRGFKDTKTPLYATVVGDVTNIILDPLFIFVFHLGVRGAAIAHVISQYVISLILLWRLMKQIDLLPPSIKHLQFGRFLKNGFLLLMRVVAVTFCVTLAASMAAHLGPTSMAAFQVCLQVWLAMSLLADGLAVAGQAILASAFANKDYKKATETASRVLQLGLLLGLALAVLLGVGMHFGARLFTRDVSVLHVISIGIPFVAATQPINALAFVFDGINFGASDFAYSAYSMVAVAAVSILCLFILSSSHGFIGIWIALTIYMSLRAFAGFWRIGTGKGPWKFLWS